Below is a window of Plasmodium sp. gorilla clade G2 genome assembly, chromosome: 14 DNA.
AAAAAGATGtaacatttataaaataaaagaagaaaaaaaaaaaaaaataaaaaaataataacatattaaaaaatgtcttaaaaatataaaatattaaatttaattatgcacatatattttatattatatattaggcgtaattaatataagatataaacaaaaaaaaaaaaaaaaaaaaaaaaaaaaaacaaatatataaaaataatcacatattacatatatatatatatatatatatatatatatatatatatatatatatatatatatgtatgtatgtatgtatatatctaATTACTAAATGTAGAACGAAaaaagatttatatatacatctataattttatcttttactatattgttttttctttcttgCTTTTTTGAGTCCATATTTTTTCCTCTCAACCTTTCTACTATCAACTGTCATAAAATTAAGTGACCTGAAATATggtttaatttttaaagagaaattataaacaatatatttaacaAGTGCATGAAAAATAGCAACACTCTGACCAGATAATCCTCCTCCTTCAACTGTGgctataatattaaaatgtcTATGTAaacataaatttaataaaggactaaatattttatttaagtttaatatttgatattgtatatattgataaccatctctattatttataattaaattattatttcctcTTTCTAAAAAGACATGTGCTAAtgctctttttttttttccagtGAATACTAAtttctctttattttttattctatttgtatcaaaagaaaatttttctAAACCACCATTATCAaacatatattcatattcatCTTTAATATCACAcaaaacattatataaatcatatgtcatatatttcttcattatattttcttcacttTTGTCATATGGATTTGTTATTCCttcttctattttatttattgttgAATTTGTTTCTgtttctattttttctttttcattctctcgaataaaattttctaaaacaatgttattattatttccaaTATTTccaatatttttgttatcattatttacatttatattttttttttctatcatTAAGTTCATACTaccattttgtatattattttgaatcaTATCATtagaatgatatatattttcttgtggtactatataattttgaaaacggtctttattcttatttattaattcacATACagtttcataaaaatatttttttaattgaatATTATAACTTTTGTCTGTTGGAAATGTGACTGGTATTTCTTGCACATattgataatttaaatattttgttaatCTAtcaaattcatttttattatttaaattatatatatcataacgGAATttactaatattatttatataatattccatATAATTACCTTCATCGAATATAGTATCTTCaacatttaattttatatttttttctctcttatcatattttaataattgatCATCACAATCTACAATTTTTTGAAGATattctatttctttttcatttattatattttttgtcaAGTTTGAGATTTTTTCAAAatcatctatattttttatataagaattCATATCTTCATCCTTTCCTATTTTATCTTTACTATCTTTTGATttacttaaatatatatcattaacaTCCATATTGTCTTCTATATCAtctttatcttttaattcttttttcttcttatctTCATCACTTgtacttttctttttctgttttaattgtttttgattttttatatatctttttcgtTTCATTCCTTTTTCTATacttttctttcttttacTCTCTTCAGATATACTCTTATTAGCTTGACTTTTTTCTTTAgctttttttcttaattctTCAATCTCTTCTTCTGAAAAAGTTTTCTTatcttttttcttaatagGATTCGGGTTATCAGatccttttccttttttaaatagaacaaatttttttgtatatttagaatgaatctttttaatattaaatggaaatatatatttatttataaaaaaaaaacaatcatttctaataatatttctaaaaTGATAACAATTTTTcatcttatttatatatttatttattggtatatataaaaatatattcatatttctAATTCTCTTTCTTTTATCTTCTCCCCTATTAATttgatttatatgtttaattaTTCTTCCTTTATATGATATACCATTTACACAAGAAAAAATACATCCCACCTTTGATTCTCTTAAATTTCTTCTTCCACAATTTTTGTGAATTCTATTAACACCCTTACCATTTATCAaacatgaaaaatataaaatgaataaaattacATAGCTCTTTACATGATTAAAAAACATattcttcaaaaaaaaagggttaaaatgagaaaaaaaaaaaaataaatatatatatatatataatattacattgCCTCAAATGCGAAATTGTAActggataatataaatataaatatatatacaatatatattatatatatatttatttatttattttattttttaatgccatccatttataattttttgcaaaaaaaaaaaaaaaaaaaaaaaaaatcaggtcatcctttatatattttatttttaatatatattcacaatgtgtaatatattaatatattttaaacatatgaggaaaaaaaaaaaaaaaaaaatatacatacatacatatatatattaaataatttattatcagtcctatttttttttttttttttttttttttttttaaaaatataatttaaaattaatttcatatttcttggtcttataatttaataaaaag
It encodes the following:
- a CDS encoding 30S ribosomal protein S9, putative, which translates into the protein MFFNHVKSYVILFILYFSCLINGKGVNRIHKNCGRRNLRESKVGCIFSCVNGISYKGRIIKHINQINRGEDKRKRIRNMNIFLYIPINKYINKMKNCYHFRNIIRNDCFFFINKYIFPFNIKKIHSKYTKKFVLFKKGKGSDNPNPIKKKDKKTFSEEEIEELRKKAKEKSQANKSISEESKRKKSIEKGMKRKRYIKNQKQLKQKKKSTSDEDKKKKELKDKDDIEDNMDVNDIYLSKSKDSKDKIGKDEDMNSYIKNIDDFEKISNLTKNIINEKEIEYLQKIVDCDDQLLKYDKREKNIKLNVEDTIFDEGNYMEYYINNISKFRYDIYNLNNKNEFDRLTKYLNYQYVQEIPVTFPTDKSYNIQLKKYFYETVCELINKNKDRFQNYIVPQENIYHSNDMIQNNIQNGSMNLMIEKKNINVNNDNKNIGNIGNNNNIVLENFIRENEKEKIETETNSTINKIEEGITNPYDKSEENIMKKYMTYDLYNVLCDIKDEYEYMFDNGGLEKFSFDTNRIKNKEKLVFTGKKKRALAHVFLERGNNNLIINNRDGYQYIQYQILNLNKIFSPLLNLCLHRHFNIIATVEGGGLSGQSVAIFHALVKYIVYNFSLKIKPYFRSLNFMTVDSRKVERKKYGLKKARKKKQYSKR